The DNA window TCCTCGCCTCCTGAAATCAAGGACAGATTAATTGAGATAGACTTCATACGCCTGTATTGATTATTGATCACCTCTAACCCATACAGGCAGTACTGGTGCAGGACTTCCAGGCCCTGCGTGACCGTGTGGAGAAGGAGGGTCTCCTCCGTGCCCGCCCCCTGTTCTTCAGCCTCTACCTGGGCCACATCCTGCTACTAGAGGCCCTGGCTTTGGGCCTGCTCTGGGTCTGGGGGACCAGCTGGAGCCTCACACTGCTCTGTTCCATTATGCTGGCCACGTCTCAGGTACCATTACAGTATTATTAAGGAGTACAAGAAGATATTTGACAGGCATAGGGAtcaaaggttagggttaggtttaggattaaggttagaattagaggaTTAGGTTTGGGGTTAGGATTAATTTTAGGGGTGGTGAGGTTAGGTTATGGTGAGGATTTATGTTAGCCATAGGATTACCAATCCACCTTTCAGACACCGTTCAAAATCTGCCTTCCTTTTTCCCTCTCAGGCCCAAGCTGGCTGGCTGCAGCATGACTACGGCCACCTGTCAGTCTGCAAGACATCCAGCTGGAATCACGTACTGCACAAGTTTGTCATTGGACACCTAAAGGTAGGCTGCTGGACAATGGTTGGACATTTGACAATACTGTTTCTTTAGGCGGATCTTCTGCTACTCTTTGGATAAGTTAACCGGACACCGTTTAAACCTAGTTCTAGACTGAAAACCATTCTCATTGGATAATCTCCTTTGAAAGTACAGGTTTAATCTGTGTTCATGGAAACGGTCCTTTTCACTTTCCTACATTCACCAGAGCAGTGTTACATTTCCAAGTTCACTGCTATACATTAGCCTTATTTTGTGTCGTGTCCAACAGGTGTAAGTTATAGTAAGTGTAATTGTGTGTACCATTAATAAGTAACAGTAGCTGTGTGTTTCCAGGGTGCCTCTGCTAACTGGTGGAACCATCGTCACTTCCAGCACCACGCTAAGCCCAACATTTTTAGTAAAGATCCTGATGTCAACTCACTGCATGTCTTCGTCCTGGGAGACAAACAGCCTGTAGAGGTAGTTATCACTATAATATATTTGTGTATGTGATCCTTGCAGGAACTGAACCAACAACCTTAGTGCTTTATGACCCATCTGATGTCATGTCATATTTGCATAATAATCCAAATATTCATGCAATATTCAAATATCCATGTAATAGCTCATTAATTTAATGTAATATTCATGTAATATTCAAATATCCATGTAATAGTTAATTACTTTAATGCAATATTCATGAAATAACCATGTAATAATATTAATGTAGTATTTAAATATCCATGTAATAGCTCATTAATGTAATGCAATATTCATGAAATAACCATGTAATAATACTAGTGTAGTATTTAAATATCCATGTAATAGCTCATTAATGTAATGCAATATTCATGAAATAACTATGTAATAATACTAGTGTAGTATTTAAATATCCATGTAATAGCTCATTAATTGAATGTAATATTCATGAAATAACCATGTAATAATATCCATGTAACGGTTTGTCTCAGTCGTGTTAAAACGGTATTCGTGTTTCTGTGTAAGATCCATCTGACTCCTTGTCTCTGTCTATTGCAGTATGGTATAAAGAAGTTGAAGTACATGCCCTACCATCACCAACACCAGTACTTCTTCCTCAGTAAGTTGCTGAACACGTTTCATGGATTTCTGTATAGAATCACATCAACTTCCATTGAACACATAAAAGCAATGTATGTAATACCAATCTTTTTCTTCTGTCTCTCAGTTGGGCCTCCACTAGTTATTCCAGTGTTTTTCTCCATCCAGATATTCCAGAACATGTTTTCACAACGGAACTGGGTGGTGAGATATCATACCAATTAAATTTAGACTTAATCCTCTTCCTTCCTATGTGGAACCTAAggcttccgtgtgtgtgtgtgtgtgtgtgtgtgtgtgtgtgtgtgtgtgtgtgtgtgtgtgtgtgtgtgtgtgtgtgtgtgtgtgtgtgtgtgtgtgtgtgtgtgtgtgtgtgtgtgtgtgtgtgtgtgtgtgtgtgtgtgtgagagagctgtAATTATATTACTATGCGAACACCTGGGGGCACTAAATCCTTGTTCGTTGCTCACTAAAGGTAGCGAGCATAATACCACTAACACTGACTGTACCATCAGAAATGTCTAGCTTCCTAATCAACAGTGATAATTGTTGCTTTGCTAGGAACCCCAGATGTGATCATGTCTGTCCGTAATACCAATCTTTGTCTCCTGTGAAGGATCTGGCGTggtcatgtctgtctgtaataCCAATCTTTGTCTCCTGTGAAGGATCTGGCGTGGTCGATGACTTTCTACCTTCGCTTCTTCTGCTGTTACTATCCCTTCTTTGGTTTCTTTGGCTCAGTAGCATTGATCAGCTTCGTCAGGTAAAGTATGAACTGAGAGGGAGCTCAAAGATTAACTCATTCATTCGTTGTGTTCAAACTATCTACAGTATTAGAAAACAACACAATGCTGTGCTTCATGTAATAATGTAACGTAATATTGTGGCTGAATAattatattgtactgtatatataggtTTTTGGAAAGCCACTGGTTTGTATGGGTGACCCAGATGAATCACCTTCCTATGGAGATAGATCACGAGAGACAACAGGACTGGCTCACCATGCAGGTAACATGTCATTAATAGACAACTGGGTCTTGTCTTGGAGTAGGAGGGCTGATCTGTTCATACATTCCTATTCATTATCATCTTAAAAGATTAAACTGGTCCTAGAACAGCACTCCTACACTGAAGCTTAGTGAATACAGGCCCCTGTGTGTTTTTTGGGGTTGTGCCATctgcatttgtatttattatggatccccattagttcctgccaaggtagcAGATACTCTtcgtggggtttattatggatccccattagttcctgtcaaggcagcagctactcttcctggggtttattatggatccccattagttcctgccaaggcagcagccactcttcctggggtttattatggatccccattagttcctgtcaaggcagcagctactcttcctggggtttattatggatccccattagttcctgtcaaggcagcagccactcttcctggggtttattatggatccccattagttcctgtcaaggtagcagctactcttcctggggtttattatggatccccattagttcctgccaaggcagcagctactcttcctgggggtttattatggatccccattagttcctgccaaggcagcagctactcttcctggggtccagcaacattaataCAGTTATGTACCGTTTcaaatattacatgacattatATTTCATAACACTTTTTACCCAATACATTTAGTGTTCCCTCATGCCACATCTGTAGTTCTCCAGCAGAGGGAGCTGTAACGTGTCTCTTTCTCTGGTCTTAGTTGAGTGCTACTTGCAACATTGAACAGTCAACCTTCAACGACTGGTTCAGTGGACACCTCAACTTTCAGATTGAACACCAGTAAGTGAAACAAATATCCCACCTTACTGTTGTCTGTCaaacagtatatactgtatttatatggTCATTTATAAAGTCATTCAGATACTAAAGTAGGTCATAGTTTAGGCAGTATTCAGCTTTATTTGATCTTAAATATAACTTAAGTTGTTTGTACTAATTACTTGTACTAATGAATTATGAATAGTGTTTAGATACAACATTTATACAATCCTACTCAGAAACTGAGGTTTCTCTGAGAAACTCTAATAccctttgctctctctcccctctttctgcctctctttctctacccccactctctctctgcctctctttctctacccccactctctctctgcctctctttctctacccccactctctcgctgcctctctttctctacccccactctctctctgcctctctttctctacccccactctctctctgcctctctttctctacccccactctctcgctgcctctctttctctacccccactctctctctgcctctctttctctacccccactctctctctgcctctctttctctacccccactctctctctgcctctctttctctacccccactctctcgctgcctctctttctctacccccactctctctctgcctctctttctctacccccactctctctctgcctctctttctctacccccactctctctctgcctctctttctctacccccactctctctctgcctctctttctctacccccactctctctctgcctctctttctctacccccactctctctctgcctctctttctctacccccactctctctgcctctctttctctaccccactctctctctgcctctctttctctacccccactctctctctgcctctctttctctacccccactctctctctgcctctctttctctacccccactctctctctgcctctctttctctcccccactctctctctgcctctctttctctacccccactctctctgcctctctttctctctctttctctacccccactctctctctgtctctctttctctacccccactctctctctgcctctctttttctctacccccactctctctctgcctctctttctctgtctttcagtCTGTTTCCTACCATGCCCCGTCATAACTACCACATGGTGGCTCCTCTGGTTCGTGCTTTGTGTGAGAAACATGGACTTCCCTATCAGGTCAAGACTTTGCAGAAAGCCATCATTGATGTTGTCGGGTAAGTGGTAACATCACATATACCACTACTTATCCACGGGTATGCAATAGTTGCAGACAAATAGCTActcagtttaaaaaataaaatataaacatgTTTTAATGAATACTTGTATCGTGCTATTCCTCTGGGAATAGATTGTACATCATAAGGTGATACCTGCTGCTCTCAGTCTCCTATGTGATTTACCTGGTTCTTTATCCACCTCTGTTCTTCTCCAGGTCACTGAAGAAGTCAGGGGATCTGTGGCTGGATGCATATCTCCATAAATAAATCCCTTCCTGACTCTGGACGGGATTTAATCCATCGCAGATTAACGACCTGTGAACAGAGATAGTTTCCCCAGACGTTTGTGTCAGATGCTGTATTTTGTTGTGACGTAATTGTTTTAATCATTTTTGGGTCcaaggaagaatagctgctgtcTAATGGGGGGTCCAAAGCAACAAATCAGGGTTTATATTAGGGCTTTCAGAGTTAATTAGTTAACTGAagttaacttttttttaaattttagtgcatacattttatttttatcgTGATTAATCGCATTGTCTGAAAGTGTTGAATACACTGAAAATATCCAAAACACATCATGTATACAACTAAAATCTATAATGCCATGTAAAAATAAATTGAGGTTAAATAAAGTTTGCTTTCTCAGTTGACCTAATTTTGCTAACATAGAAAACTTTTTGGTATGAAAAATCTTAAATTACAGCTCACGTTGAGCAAATTAGCAAATCCTGCTAAAAAAAATGGAATTGTTTGATAGCCTTAGTTCATGTACATCATTGGTCGGGCTTCTTTTTTTTTGTGGTGGTTTTCTTTTATGGTATTTCAAGCATTATCCACTGGGCTTGCTGCAGGCAGAACATCCTAGGGAATGCTGACACAAGCTGTCTCCAATCAATCATTCAATGTCTGGTTGTATGTGAGTGTTTGGGTGGGGGGGGGTCTCTTAAACTAAGGGAGGCGCAGCATACGAAACGGGGAGGCGCAGCATACGAAACGTTATCGCACTAAGCCTATTAATTTAGCATGGACGACTATGTGTAGatcagtgattttttttttacacctcaCTTTGCTGATCCCCTCTAACATACTCTGTACCTGATCATCGGAGGTTTAGAAAACATTTGGTATTATTAACAACAATTAGAACAGTTAAAAGGGAGAGATTATGAATTCAACAAGAAAATGTAAAACCATAATATAGTTTGAAAAAAGAGCGGCGCCAATACACTGGTGGGATGCTTTGGAGATGACAACAATATATTCTGCACAATCTGCAATTTAGCTTTTAGACTATAATACGGTAAGACAAGATATACACAGCCTTCTGAAAGAAAATAAACACCTTACGCTTTCTCAGAAGAATGCTTCTATGCAAGACAGTTTAGCTAGACAGCGGGTGGTGAAGGACATAGAGAAACGGTCTCATCCTTACAGAACAAGAACCTCTAACAACATTTCACAAGGTATTTGTTGTCTGTTCTTAACATATGGGTATGATAGTCTACATTTTCTGATATAAAAATGCCTATTTTCATTTGCTACAGAAATAACCCAACTTCGCTAACTCTATGACCTCAGTATTTGAAGAGATATGCTTTTCACAGCTTGATAAAGAGCTCATGAAAGCTCAGGTAGGGTACTAGGGGGGGTAACTTAAACAATGTCTAATTGTTGACACGCAAAATAAATGTTTGGAAAACAAATTGGTACGTGGATGAAGGTCATGCTTAGGCAAATAAACTATAAATGGCTACGATTTACACTTTTGTTTGTTATTTCATGgaatgtatttatacatttttgcaaatgtataacatattaaactgaaatatatttaaatacagtagaacgtttggacacacctacacattaaagggttcttctacattgtagaataatagtgaagacatcaaaactatcaaataacacacatggaatcatgtagtaaccaaaaaaaatgtTACGCAAAtcataatatattttatatttgagatttttcaatgaagctaccctttgccttgatgacagctttgcacactctttgaattctctcaaccagcttcatgaggtagtcacctggaatgcatttcaattaacaagtgtgccttgttaaaagtttatttgtggaattgatttccttcttaatgccaatcagttgagccaatcagttggtaTACAAAAGGTAGCCCTATTTgttaaaataccaagtccatattatggcaaaacagctcaaataagcaaagagaaatgacagtccatcattactttaagagatgaaggtcagtcaatacagaacatttccagaactttgaaagtttctttaagtgctgtcgcaaaaatcatcaagcgctatgatgaactggatctcatgaggaccgccacaggaaaggaggaCCCAGAGTTAagtctgctgcaaaggataagctCATTGAGGCATGAGACCCagtatttattatatatatattttttacctttatttaactaggcaggtcagtttagaacaaattcttattttcaatgacggcctaggaacagtgggttaactgcctgttcaggggcagaacgacagatttttaccttgtcagctcggggatatgaattTGCAACCTTGCTAGTCCAAtgcaatgctctaaccactagtctaccctgccacacCGTGAGTATgcggcaaagggtgactactttgtaAAATCTGAAAttgtaaatatattttgatttgtttaacacttttttggggttactacatgattccatgtgtgttatttcatagttttgatgtcttcactattatcctacaatgtagaaaatagtacaaataaagaaaaaccttgaatgagtaggtgtgtccaaacttttgactggtactgtacgtagtGCTCTAGTATAGGTATTCAGACACAAGACAGTATCTCTCATTTCTGCTACCACCATTAACCATATCAAACCATATCAATTAACCATATCAAAAGAGGTTTAAGATTCAAGACCTGAGGATAACAATTGTTTTACAAAGATATTTATTACATAATTGTAATTTTATTGAGTAAATGTTTACAGTAGTTATGCACATGATACAAACTATTCTTTATACATTTTTAATGACATGGTTTTAAAAACAACTAGAAAGTGTAATTTTGCAACAAGAAAATAAGTAGAAAAATGCACAGACTAGTGTTGAAAATGTAGTCTAGTGTAGCAATACTGTATTATAGTTGTGTGGGATAGTATCCTTTAAACAGAAAAAGTATTGACTATAGCCCAGCAGTAGTAGTACCTGGTCCCATATCTGTTTGTACAGTCTTGGTAACTCATGTATTTACATTTATATGGTCAGTGCTAGGTGTGTCTCAGCTGTTGTGATCAAGTGGCCAGTAAAATGTGTGATCATTCTGGGCATGGTCAGGCTGTGTTCATCCTCCACCTGTCAGGTCAGTGTGGTTGGCGTTGGTTGTGGTGTGGTCAGTTTGGTCAGTGTTGGTTGTGGTCAGATTATTGATGGTTGTGGTCAGTCCTGGTTATGGTCAGAGGTAAAAGTCAGTGTTGGTTGTGGTCATTCTCCTCCACCGACCAGGTCAGTGGATATGGTCAGTGGTGGCTGGTTgcggtcagtggaggctggttgtGGCCAACGGAGGccggttgtggtcagtggtggcTGGTTTTGATCAGTGAAGGCcggttgtggtcagtggaggcCGGCTGTGGTCAGTGGgggctggttgtggtcagtggtggctggttgtggtcagtgaaggccggttgtggtcagtggaggccgcttgtggtcagtggtggctggttgtggtcagtggtggcTGGTTGTGTGGTGGCTGGTGGAGGGAGGCTGGTGGCTGGCTGTGGTCAGTGGTGACGGAGGGTCAGTGGTGGcggttgtggtcagtggtggctggttgtggtcagtggaggctggtggctgGCTGTGGTCAGTGGTGGccggttgtggtcagtggtggctggtgactggttgtggtcagtggtggctggttggtgtggtgggttgtggtcagtggtggctggttggtggttgtggtcagtggtggctggtgactggtggtggtcagtggtggctggttgtggtcagtggaggctggttgtggtcagtggaggctggttctAGGGAGGCAGTGGTgactggttgtggtcagtggtgggaggctggttgtggtcagtggaggctggttgtggtcagtggtgaccggttgtggtcagtggtggcTGGTTTTGGTCAGTGAaggctggttgtggtcagtggaggctggttgtggtcagtggaggctggttgtggtcagtggtggcTGGTTGTGGTCCGTGgaggctggttgtggtcagtggaggctggttggtcagtggaggctgattgtggtcagtggaggctggttgtggtcagtgggggaggctggttgtggtcagtggaggctggttgtggtcagtggaggctggtctAGGTCCGTGGTGGCTGGTTGTGGCCAACGGAGGccggttgtggtcagtggtggctggttgtggtcagtggaggctggtggctgGCTGTGGTCAGTGGTGAccggttgtggtcagtggtggctggtgactggttgtggtcagtggaggctggtggctggttgtggtcagtggtggctggttgtggttgtggtcagtggtggctggtgactggttgtggtcagtggtggctggttgtggtcagtggtggctggttgtggtcagtggaggctggttctAGGGCAGTGGTgactggttgtggtcagtggtggcTGGTTGTGGCCAACGgaggctggttgtggtcagtggtgactggttgtggtcagtggtaactggttgtggtcagtggtgattggttgtggtcagtggtggctggttgtggtcagtggtggctggttgtggtcagtggaggctggttgtCAGTgtggctggttgtggtcagtggtactggttggttgtggtcagtggtggttgtggtggttgctggttgtggtcagtggtggctggttgtggttgtggcaacggaggctggttgtggtcagtggtggctggttgtggtcagtggaggctggtggctgGCTGTGGTCAGTGGTGAccggttgtggtcagtggtggctggtgactggttgtggtcagtggaggctggtggctggtgggttgtggtcagtggtggctggttgtggtcagtggtgactggttgtggtcagtggtggcTGGTTGGTGATTAGTGAaggctggttgtggtcagtggaggctggttgtGTGGTCAGTGGTGGCTGGTTGTGGTCAACGGAGGccggttgtggtcagtggtggctggttgtggtcagtggaggctggtggctgGCTGTGGTCAGTGGTGAccggttgtggtcagtggtggctggtgactggttgtggtcagtggaggctggtggccggttgtggtcagtggtggcTGGTTTTGGTCAGTGAAGGCcggttgtggtcagtggaggcCGGCTGTGGTCAGTGGgggctggttgtggtcagtggtggctggttgtggtcagtggaggccggttgtggtcagtggaggccggttgtggtcagtgggggccggttgtggtcagtggtggctggttgtggtcagtggaggctggttgtGGCCAGCGGAGGccggttgtggtcagtggtggctggttgtggtcagtggaggctggtggctgGCTGTGGTCAGTGGTGAccggttgtggtcagtggtggctggtgactggttgtggtcagtggaggctggtggctggttgtggtcagtggtggctggttgtggttgtgg is part of the Oncorhynchus keta strain PuntledgeMale-10-30-2019 chromosome 26, Oket_V2, whole genome shotgun sequence genome and encodes:
- the LOC118359378 gene encoding acyl-CoA Delta-6 desaturase-like, which encodes MGGGGQQTESSEPVKGDGVGPDGGRGGSAVYTWEEVQKHCHRSDQWLVIERKVYNITQWAKRHPGGIRVISHFAGEDATDAFVAFHPDPNFVRKFLKPLLIGELTPTEPSQDQGKNAVLVQDFQALRDRVEKEGLLRARPLFFSLYLGHILLLEALALGLLWVWGTSWSLTLLCSIMLATSQAQAGWLQHDYGHLSVCKTSSWNHVLHKFVIGHLKGASANWWNHRHFQHHAKPNIFSKDPDVNSLHVFVLGDKQPVEYGIKKLKYMPYHHQHQYFFLIGPPLVIPVFFSIQIFQNMFSQRNWVDLAWSMTFYLRFFCCYYPFFGFFGSVALISFVRFLESHWFVWVTQMNHLPMEIDHERQQDWLTMQLSATCNIEQSTFNDWFSGHLNFQIEHHLFPTMPRHNYHMVAPLVRALCEKHGLPYQVKTLQKAIIDVVGSLKKSGDLWLDAYLHK